The nucleotide sequence GAGCCGAGGCCTGCGGCTGGACGCGCACGAGGTCGCGGCGGTAGGACGCGTGGACCGCGGCCTCGCGCTGCGCCTGGACCGCGCCGGCCTCGGCCGCCGCGGCCTCCAGTTCGGCGACGCGCATGCGCAACGCCTCGACGTGGTTCTCCAGTTCGAGGATGCGCTTGATGCCGGCGAGGTTGATGCCCTCCTCCTGGGAGAGCCGCTGCACCTCGCGCAGCAGCACGATGTCGCGCGCCGAATAGCGGCGACCGCGCCCGGCCGTGCGGTCCGGCGAGACCAGGCCGAGCCGGTCGTACTGCCGCAGCGTCTGCGGGTGGAGCCCGGACAGTTGGGCGGCCACCGAGATGACGTACACCGGTGTGAGGTCGCTCAGTTCGTACGGCCCCGCCCCGGAGCCGCCTCTGTCCGCCCTCATGTCACGCTCCCTTCGCCGCTTCCATGAGTTTCGCGCGCGGGTCCTCCGACGCGGTCGCGGCCCGGTACGCCTCCAGCGCCTCCAGCGCCTTCGCGTCCAGGCCCTTGGGGACCGTCACCTCGACGGTGACCAGCAGGTCACCGCGGGTGCCGTCCTTGCGGGCCGCGCCGCGGCCCCGCACCCGCAGGGTCGCGCCGTTCTTGGTGCCGGACGGGAGCTTGAGGGTCACCGGCGTCCCGCCCAGCGTCGGTACCGCGACTTCTGCCCCGAGAACCGCCTCGGGGAACGTCACCGGAACGTTGACCGTCAGATTGTCGGCCTTGCGACCGAAGACCTGATGCGGGCGTACATGGACAACCACATACAAGTCACCCGCCGGACCGCCGCGTTCGCCCGGCGCGCCCTTGCCCTTGAGGCGGATGCGCTGGCCGTCCTGCACCCCCGCGGGCACGCGCACCTGCATCGTGCGGGCGCTCTTGCCGCGCCCGCTGCCGTGGCACACGATGCACGGGTCGTCGACGATCAGCCCCCGGCCCTTGCAGTCGCGGCACGGCTCGGAGAACGCGAACCCGCCTTGGTTCCGGCTGGTCTGCCCGGTCCCGCTGCAGGTGGGACAGGCACGCGGCATGGTGCCCGCCGCGGCGCCCGTGCCGTTGCAGTGCCGGCACGGTTCCGAACTGGTCAGGCGGATGGGCACGGTGGCCCCGTCCACCGCGTCGGTGAAATTGAGGGTGACCTCGGACTCGACGTCCTGGCCCCGGCGCGGCGGCGCCTGCCGCGTCCCGGCACGGCCGAAGAGCCCCCCGAACAAGTCGCCCAGGCCGCCCGGGCTCCCCGGCTGCTGGCCGCCGGCCCCGGCGCCTCCGAAGAGGTCGCCGAGGTCGAAGGGGAAGGAGCCGGCCCCGCCCGCACCACCTTGCGGGCGGAAGCCGCCGTTGCCGAACAGCGTGCGCGCCTCGTCGTACTCCTTGCGCCGCTTCTCGTCGGCGAGCACGTCATAGGCCTCGGAGATCTCCTTGAACCGCTCCTCCGCCGCGACGTCGCCCTTGTTGGCGTCGGGGTGGTACTCGCGGGCGAGCTTGCGGTACGCCTTCTTGATCTCCGCGGTGCCGGCGTCCTTCGGGACACCGAGGACCTTGTAGAAGTCCTTTTCGAGGTAGTCCTTGGTACTCACGGCGTCCCGCCTCCCTTCTGTCCGGCCGGTTCCATGCTCACTTTCATGCCTAGGTGGTGTCCGATTCCGCCGCCGGGGGCTCGCCGGCCTCGGCGGGCTCGGCGACCGCGACGCGTGCGGGACGGATGACCCGCTCGCGGAACTGGTAGCCGGGCTGGAGGATTTCGACGCACGTCGGCTCGGTGACGTCCGGCGCGTAGCTGTGCAGCAGCGCCTCGTGGACCACCGGGTCGAACGGTTCGCCCTTCTTGCCGAAGCTCTGGAGCCCCATCTTGGCGAGCGCCGACTCCAGCGACTCGGCGACGGACTTGAAGCCGCCGGAGAGTTCACCGTGGTCGCGCGCGCGCCCGATGTCGTCGAGCACCGGGAGCAGGTCGGTCAGCACCTTGACGATCGCCAGCTCGCCGGCCGCCTGCCGGTCGCGCTCCACACGCTTGC is from Yinghuangia sp. ASG 101 and encodes:
- a CDS encoding heat shock protein transcriptional repressor HspR, whose amino-acid sequence is MRADRGGSGAGPYELSDLTPVYVISVAAQLSGLHPQTLRQYDRLGLVSPDRTAGRGRRYSARDIVLLREVQRLSQEEGINLAGIKRILELENHVEALRMRVAELEAAAAEAGAVQAQREAAVHASYRRDLVRVQPQASALVVWRPKRGRSE
- the dnaJ gene encoding molecular chaperone DnaJ, giving the protein MSTKDYLEKDFYKVLGVPKDAGTAEIKKAYRKLAREYHPDANKGDVAAEERFKEISEAYDVLADEKRRKEYDEARTLFGNGGFRPQGGAGGAGSFPFDLGDLFGGAGAGGQQPGSPGGLGDLFGGLFGRAGTRQAPPRRGQDVESEVTLNFTDAVDGATVPIRLTSSEPCRHCNGTGAAAGTMPRACPTCSGTGQTSRNQGGFAFSEPCRDCKGRGLIVDDPCIVCHGSGRGKSARTMQVRVPAGVQDGQRIRLKGKGAPGERGGPAGDLYVVVHVRPHQVFGRKADNLTVNVPVTFPEAVLGAEVAVPTLGGTPVTLKLPSGTKNGATLRVRGRGAARKDGTRGDLLVTVEVTVPKGLDAKALEALEAYRAATASEDPRAKLMEAAKGA
- the grpE gene encoding nucleotide exchange factor GrpE, producing the protein MTEGTHGFPEEPVIRDKRRIDPETGEVRSPAPDGGAREGGPGPAGSGGVSSSAELESVRGQLAERTLDLQRLQAEYSNYRKRVERDRQAAGELAIVKVLTDLLPVLDDIGRARDHGELSGGFKSVAESLESALAKMGLQSFGKKGEPFDPVVHEALLHSYAPDVTEPTCVEILQPGYQFRERVIRPARVAVAEPAEAGEPPAAESDTT